One genomic region from Lepidochelys kempii isolate rLepKem1 chromosome 19, rLepKem1.hap2, whole genome shotgun sequence encodes:
- the YARS1 gene encoding tyrosine--tRNA ligase, cytoplasmic — protein MGDELTAREKCHLITRNLQEVLGEDKLMTILKERDLKVYWGTATTGKPHVAYFVPMSKIADFLKAGCEVTILFADLHAYLDNMKAPWELLELRTQYYETMIKAVLESIGVPLDKLKFIRGTDYQLSKDYTLDVYRLSSLVTQHDAKKAGAEVVKQVEHPLLSGLLYPGLQALDEEYLKVDAQFGGVDQRKIFTFAEKYLPSLGYAKRLHLMNPMVPGLTGTKMSSSEEESKIDLLDQKEDVKKKLKKAFCEPGNVENNGILSFIKHVLFPLKSEFVILRDTKWGGNKTYTTYEELEKDFATEVVHPGDLKSSVEVALNKLLDPIREKFNTPDLKKLTRAAYPDPSKAKASVKNSTKNSNPEDVIPSRLDIRVGKVISVEKHPDADSLYLEKIDVGEPEPRTVISGLVQLVPKEQLQDRMVVLLCNLKPQKMRGVESQGMLLCASSVGEPHRVEPLDPPAGSCPGERVYVEGYDSGQPDDELKPKKRVFEKLQADFRISEDCVAQWKQKNFMTKLGNISCKTLKGGNIS, from the exons ATGGGGGACGAGCTGACCGCAAGGGAGAAATGCCACCTGATCACCCGGAACCTACAG GAGGTTCTCGGGGAGGATAAGCTGATGACCATCCTGAAAGAGCGTGATCTGAAGGTATACTGGGGGACAGCCACAACAGGAAAGCCTCACGTAGCCTACTTCGTACCGATGTCCAAGATTGCAGACTTCCTGAAGGCTGGATGTGAG GTGACGATCCTGTTCGCTGACCTCCACGCGTACCTAGACAACATGAAGGCGccgtgggagctgctggagctgcgCACACAATACTATGAGACCATGATCAAGGCCGTGCTGGAGAGCATCGGTGTGCCTCTCGACAAGCTGAAATTCATCCGGGGCACCGACTACCAGCTCAGCAA GGACTACACGTTGGACGTCTACAGGCTCTCTTCTCTAGTCACCCAGCACGATGCCAAGaaagctggagcagaggtggTGAAGCAAGTAGAGCATCCCTTGCTGAGTGGTCTGCTCTACCCAGGACTGCAG gccctggACGAGGAGTACTTGAAGGTTGATGCTCAGTTTGGAGGAGTGGATCAGAGGAAGATTTTCACCTTTGCAGAAAAG TACCTGCCTTCCTTGGGCTATGCCAAGCGCCTCCATTTGATGAACCCAATGGTTCCGGGGCTGACAGGCACCAAGATGAGCTCTTCGGAAGAG GAATCGAAGATCGACCTTCTGGATCAGAAGGAGGACGTGAAGAAGAAACTGAAGAAGGCATTTTGTGAGCCAGGAAACGTGGAGAACAACGGCATTCTGTCCTTCATCAAGCACGTCCTCTTCCCACTCAAGTCAG AGTTTGTGATATTGAGAGACACAAAATGGGGAGGAAACAAAACCTACACGACTTATGAAGAGCTGGAAAAGGACTTTGCGACTGAG GTCGTGCACCCGGGGGACCTGAAGAGCTCGGTGGAAGTGGCCCTGAACAAGCTGCTTGACCCCATCAGAGAGAAGTTCAAcaccccagacctgaagaaattGACTAGGGCAGCGTATCCTGACCCATCCAAAGCCA AGGCTTCAGTGAAAAACTCCACCAAGAATTCAAACCCTGAGGACGTGATCCCGTCCCGGCTGGACATCCGTGTTGGCAAAGTGATCAGTGTGGAAAAG CACCCTGATGCCGACAGCCTTTACCTGGAGAAGATTGATGTGGGCGAGCCTGAGCCACGGACAGTGATCAGCGGCCTGGTGCAGTTGGTGCcgaaggagcagctgcaggacaggATGGTGGTGCTGCTGTGCAACCTGAAGCCCCAGAAGATGAGGGGAGTGGAGTCCCAGGGCATGCTGCTGTGTGCTTCCAG CGTGGGGGAGCCCCATCGGGTGGAGCCCCTGGACCCGCCAGCGGGCTCCTGCCCAGGAGAGCGTGTCTACGTGGAAGGCTACGACAGCGGGCAGCCTGACGACGAGCTCAAACCCAAGAAGAGAGTCTTCGAGAAGTTGCAA